The Argopecten irradians isolate NY chromosome 4, Ai_NY, whole genome shotgun sequence genome has a window encoding:
- the LOC138320567 gene encoding charged multivesicular body protein 5-like has protein sequence MNRLFGKGKDKAPPPNLTDCVANIDSRGESIDKKVARLDAELNKYRNQMKKMRDGPSKNMVKQKAMRVLKQKKMYENQRDNLMQQSFNIEQQNYAIQSLKDTKTTVDAMKVGVKQFKKEYKHVNIDKIEDLQDELEDLTEQSNEIQEIMGRSYGMPEMDDDELEAELDALGDEIGLDEDTSYLDDAVAAPSIPTAEPGADSSRDVPVDEFGLPQIPQTAK, from the exons ATGAACCGACTTTTTGGAAAAGGAAAAGACAAAGCTCCCCCACCAAACTTGACTGACTGTGTGGCGAAC ATTGACAGTCGAGGGGAATCAATTGACAAAAAGGTAGCCAGACTTGATGCAGAACTGAACAAATATAGGAATCAGATGAAGAAGATGAGAGATGGACCATCAAAG aATATGGTTAAACAGAAGGCAATGCGAGTGTTAAAACAAAAGAAGAT GTATGAAAATCAAAGAGATAATTTAATGCAACAGAGTTTCAACATTGAACAACAAAATTATGCTATACAGTCACTAAAGGATACCAAAACaaca GTGGATGCTATGAAGGTGGGAGTGAAACAGTTTAAGAAGGAGTACAAACATGTCAACATTGACAAGATAGAG GATTTACAAGATGAGTTAGAAGACCTTACAGAACAGTCCAATGAGATACAAGAGATCATGGGGCGGAGTTACGGCATGCCAGAGATGGACGATGACGAGTTAGAGGCAGAGTTAGATGCCCTTGGAGATGAGATCGGACTTGATGAAGACACTTCGTATCTTGACGATGCAGTGGCTGCTCCATCAATACCTACTGCTGAGCCTGGAGCTGACAGTTCTCGG GATGTGCCGGTTGATGAGTTCGGATTACCACAGATCCCACAAACAGCAAAATAA